A region from the Arachis ipaensis cultivar K30076 chromosome B01, Araip1.1, whole genome shotgun sequence genome encodes:
- the LOC107645138 gene encoding uncharacterized protein LOC107645138, with protein sequence MKIKHQFTSVEHLQANGQAEAANKVILVGLKKRLQDAKWAWAYWTMPQSATGETPFRLAYGIEATIPIEVSKQSLRVRFYDEVGNLQAHKEKLELLPEVREQAQIREAVLKQRMTSRYNKKVIRRSFASDDLVLIRKDIGVNKSGEGKLTANWK encoded by the coding sequence atgaagatcaagcatcagttCACTTCGGTTGAACACCTACAAgcaaatgggcaagcagaagcAGCCAATAAAGTCATACTAGTCGGATTAAAGAAAAGGCTTCAAGATGCAAAGTGGGCTTGGGCATATTGGACTATGCCTCAGTCTGCCAcgggagaaacacccttccgacttgcttatggcatagaagccaCGATACCAATTGAAGTCAGCAAGCAAAGTCTAAGGGTGAGATTCTATGATGAGGTCGGCAATCTTCAAGCACATAAAGAAAAACTCGAACTACTCCCTGAAGTCCGAGAACAGGCCCAGATAAGGGAAGCAGTGCTCAAGCAAAGGATGACAAGTAGATACAATAAAAAAGTCATTCGTAGAAGTTTCGCCTCAGACGACTTGGTCCTGATTAGGAAAGACATAGGTGTAAACAAGTCAGGCGAAGGAAAGCTCACTGCCAACTGGAAATAG